CAACCTTAGCTCCTCAGGTGGGGATCTAAAGATGGCCGTGCTTTGGCCATCAGGGGTTTGGAACGAGCTGCCTGAGGAGACGAGGCTTGCAGAATCAGTAATATCTTTTAAACCActtcttaaaaaacatttgatgtcGTCGCTTTACTGCTTGTTGATTTTAGTAAATCATTTTTCtaatttatgttattttattgattggttttattgtttcatccATAGAGCTGTTTTATCAAGGTTGTCTGGCTTTTGCTGCATTGTCTGACAAatcactttgtaaactctgtttttaaaggtgctatatgaatatgattattattattatcaaaacaCCAGCTACATTAACAACAAGTCTCTAATCTGATTTTCTTAAGTCCTCTTCTCAAAGACCACACGGGACCCCGACTTGCTCCCCCGAGGTTCTGCAGAGATGATCCAGATGGCGGTGGTATTCATGAAGTCCTTGTCAAACATCTCGTTCTCCTCGGCCCGGGCCATTGCCTCTAGTTCGGGGGAGGTTTCTGGGTACCAGTCTGCCATGAACTTATCTTTGGCCTCACAATAGTTCACCACCACTTCCTCAGGCTGCTCCCCAAACACCCAGTCtggaaaaacagaaagagagggaaagggaaacAGAGTCGATGCAAGAGTAAAGCTGTGAGTGATGATTCTTAATAGCAGAAACAGAcactttgagtatcttaaaggAGGGAAGGACCAGTAGGCTTTAACCAACCTGCAATGTCATGAACGAGGTCCTTGATGAGGTGACCGATGATGGCATAAAGAACACCCAGCACGACAAAGAAGGCCATGATCAGGTAGAGGACATAGGTAGGCAGGTGGATAGCATCCCGTGAGGGAGGTATGTAGCTCTCAAACAACACCGTCCCATCGTCCTCCCTGTAACGGACGTTGAAGCtgtcctccatcacctccgtgGCTGTCTGAGAGTCTTCAAAGCTGCCGTCAGCCTGGGAATCCACTTAATATCCCAGAGTCATCGCTTTATCAAAAGAAGCTGGCACGAAGGTCTCATCTTACAGATCTTTCCTTGCGAAGCGCAAAAAGATAAGGAGGAAATACCTCATTGCTTcacataatgtaacataatgaaCTTACATTataatttcaataaaaagttTTGCATGCAGAATGTGAATAAAAACTTCTACATTACAGGAAATAAGAAGGCAAAGATCCTCCAAGTCACTGGGTGTCTTCACACTCCTGGCAACACAAAGCAAGTAGGACTTGAATTAGAAGTACAGCTACATCGCTCACAAGCTTTTAATTTTGTTTCGCTGCACCAATCTGTTTGCTTGTGGAGCTACGCAGATGAAAACTAGATTAGCTGCAGCAGCTCGGTAGTCAAGGTCAGAGGAATGACACCGTGAGCACAGTTCTCCAAATGAGAATGTACCTGATGCATCTAGAAAAGCATGCACATCTATCTATcgttctatctatatatctctcttcTGCTTACATCATTAtccaataatatttaatatgacTAATGTACAGTAATCCTTGGCATTGACTAATAATGTCACTGCTCCTCACATAACCAGGTATTAGAGAAAGGTAAGATGGATTAACGGAGGCGGACAAGACATAACAGCACTCTTGTTTTattcagttgtttgtttgttcaacaCCACAACAGATCAAACTGACATGTTTCTTCTTCCAGGACACATCACAGCAACATGGGTGACGTAATGGGAAAATTACAAACAGTTTGACTGGGTGGTGAAGAAAATGCACAGAAATTACTATAAATTAAGCTTTCTTCATAAAGGTTATACACATATAgccacatacatatataaactgTGGATTGAAATGTCAGCTTTTGAAATAAAGGtacatcattttattattttagcatGAGAAAAGAATGTTTGGGCAGCGAACAATGACATTGTGCAATATGTTTGGAATGACTGAAATAATGGACCAtgtttacatacattttaaacacgTAATTAAAGTAAGCATTTGTTCAAAATTAGAACAAACTATTGagcaacatgttttttatatCAATCTAAAGTGCCTTTGCATTATGCATCCCTACAGCAAAGATACAACACTGATCACTGCACTACAATGAGATATGCAACCCAAGCTAATCTGAATTCTGTGCTAAAGTGAAAACTCAAAGGGAAGTTGCGTAAGGGGCCACGGGGCAGGCGAAGGTCACACTATGGATCGATATTCTTTTTTCTCCGGTGTATGATACAGCAACGGAGCTTCTCAgtggaggagggatggatggacgaTGGCAGCCTCCGTCTCCCTGGTAGAAACCGGGCAGCAGTCTGTTCTTTTCCTTATTCATCTGCAGCCTGTCTTCCTCCATCAGTTTACTGCAAATGCTCAGTCGGTGctcttcttctacttcctctctcccttcctctgaATCCTCCTCCACTGGTTTGGGGCCAAGAATGCAGTCTGtgaggagaacaacatgttagAATGAAGTTAAATGATTTTCTGGGACTTCTAAGTGTGTCTCTTTAAAGGGCACTCGGACAATTTTACATATGTACTTTGGTTTACTTTGTCATGGAGCCTGAGAAAAACATTTCCGGGAGGGAATGATGTCATCAGGGCCATCGCAGCTTGGGTTTGGATACTAcacattttgtacagagcctGCATTACAAAAAGGGTGTGGAGTTTGAAAGAAGTGATAATTTCCACGGCAGTGAAGGTCAAATGAAAGGTGCTATTGAGTCCATTATGTGAAAcgtaggatccagtgttttggGGACTATAAGTTTGCCCCCCCGGCCCCCAACTTTGTGGAAGTGCAATCACCCCTTTAAAGTGTTACTTTGGCAGCACTCAAATATGAATCAGTTTTTGGCAATCACCTTGATGGTATAACAAGGAAACAGTTGGGAAGGTTGAACTTTGCACACAAACCTCAGGGTTAATGTGAAGGAGAGTCATCAAACAACACGGTCACCCAAAACGGGAAAAGGGCAAAGACAAAACACTGAAGCATCCTTGGCCAAAGAGCTCAAGGAGgaacaaagactcaaagacaccACAAGTGGAGAGACTGATGTGAAGGAGACACCACACAGGGGTTACCTGCTAGGTCATGAATCAGATCTTTAATCAGATGTCCCACTATGGCGTATGTGGCAACTATTACCAAAACCACCCCGACGAGGACATAGACCACATTGCGCGGCAGAGTTATAGCATCTCTCGCCGGCGGTATGTAGTCCACGAAAtaggcctcctcctccttcatcctggacagctggaggagctgccgGTGCTCAAACACCAGCTGTGTGAGGTTCAAAAGCAGAGCTCCTCCTGAGGCGTTTAGGGACACAACTGGTTGTTGGTTCATGGTGAGGTTGCTTTGGTAAAGTGGATACTGTCTTTATGGGATGGCGCGTTTAAGGGACGTGATGAAGCTTTTGGGCTGTTTCTTTGGGTCATTTATTGTCTTCTTGCAGATGAAGCTCCTTTGTCACGCTGGGAAAACTTGGAAAACGGATGACAAAGGTGCATCAGAGATTCCCTGAAGCTGGGTTCAGGGAGGTCTGGGTTCTGGGGTCACAAAATAGTGCTTCAGAATAATCTAGTTTACCAGACAAGAAAACTGTGAAACCATAAGTGTGCCACCTGTCCTAATCTTTTGTATAGACTTAAATCCCAGTGGTCATCCTGCTAGTGTTTTGGAGAGGAGCTCTTGGCCAAACTTCCAGGGGAGCGAGGAGTGTGAGACAGGCCAGAGGTGAATATAGGACAGACAGAGTTAATAGGATTGAGTCTGTCACGGGGCAATATCAGCTTTCCATCTGTAGGGATTAGAGATATGAGCGAGGAGAGATGGACAGTAATACAGCAAAGAGGCTTACGGTCCTCCATCACTAAGATgcatatatataagtgtatatatatatacagaaattacatatatataaaacagaaacagaaatatacatatatatgtaacatACATTACAGTAAACCCggtttatttttactttaaagtgGCATCACTTTATGGAAGTTATTTTAAGCACAGCAGGTCTACTTTTATATTCTGTAAATGTCCTGTCACAAAATTCACTGATATGACTGATATTATTTTCATGGCTCATTTCTTGCTTGATGAGCAGATGCTGAGTGCGACCAATAAATATTCCCATGGGTAGGAAAACTACATCATCAAATGACAAAGAACAAACATATCGGCTCCCTTTCTAATATATGATGAGGATATATGTTAGATATTAAAAGTAACTAATGTTGACGAAATAAGGAAGTTTTAGGACGTTATGGTGAAGAATTAAGACTCCTTACCTCGTAATCAAGACATAAAACTTCTCCACAGATATTTTCTTTGACTTGCAAAATGAAAGTGTGTCGTACACAAACGGATCTGGAAATAACCACAAACACAGaaagttaaaaaagcttacctAATGGCTGCTCTGTCACAGAAAACTCAAAAATCACCATCAGTGATGAAGTGGGCAGGTAAACAGTGATCCAAAAATAAGCACTGCTCCTCTCAGATCTTCTCGGTGGAGCATCAGAGTGCTGATAGCCCCTCTACGCTTTAGATTCATTGTCTTTTGGTTGCACTGGAAGTTTGCAAAACTGAAAAGCAAGAAATGACCATTCCAAGATGGTGATGGTAACACACGCCAAGACGATGAACCATGAGACCGGGTGCAGACCGAAATAGAAGGTGTGGCTCATATTGTGTAGAAGTTGAAAGgtgtgggggaaaaaaggtttGAAAAGAATGTAAAGAAGGAaccagatgaaaaaaaagaccaatTGCAAGAATGGGTGTGATGAAAAAGCAATGTGATGTCtctgaatgtgtctgtctgaaTGAGTGTGATCAGGCTGTCTGTGTCACCATTAAGGTGTTCTTCAGTAATCCATGATAGGATTTGCTTGCCACGGTCACTGTGCAACACCTTTTAACTGAGTCAGCAAACGGCAGTTCATCTCTAGCATCACCTGTTGACACTGAAGTGTGGTGCAGTTTCTACATCTGATTCACACTGTAAGCCACAAATCAGACTACAAGAAACACGAGACACAGATGAGCAAACATGCTATTGAATGTattttcctacactaaagtttGAGATAAATCGTAGGCATTACCTGTAACACAGACTTTCTCTTTCACTTGCAGGATCCATTCAGTTCAGTACAAAATGTGAGTTAGTTTCCAAGTCTTCTCCAGGTGAAACAGAAAGCAAATCAAAACCAGACTCCACAGAAAGCACTAGAAGCTCTTGCTCACTAAGCAAAATAAAAACCAGAGGCACCTAATAATTTAGTCAGTCCATATTCACTGTGACTCCCTCAGGCCGGGATGACCAGCTTCTTGGGTTTGTCTTCTTGCACCATCAGCCACTTGAAGTAAGCATCACTCAGGATGAAGGCCCAATAGACGATGGTGAGAGAGGTGTTTACGGTCACAATGCCGATGATTAAAGGGTGGATCATGACTGCAGACTGGGTGGACTCTTTGTAAGAATCTGTGTCGCCTCAAAAAAACAGTGTCTGCTGTGTGGGCGAAGGTTGTCCGTGTGTCTGATTTAATCGCCTCTCTGTCCGTGTCTCCTCCCCACCCCTCTctactctctctttcctctggtCACTAAGTttctgtggcagcagcagtgtaATCCTCTTCAGCCGCTTTGTTATAGCAGATAAGGTTGCATTAGATGTAGGCCTGCTTTACAAATGATCATCCATAAGATGTGATGCATAATGCACATGCTCAGTCTTTACAATATACAGATAAAAAAGCGCTATGAGACAGTATTTTGTGAAGAAACTGCTCAAGAAATGTAACAATGGGTTAAACGACCCCAGtgactgaaaaaacaaaaacataatcccTATTCTGAACTTTAAATTCTCTCTCAGATATAATCCAGAAACTAATCAAGACTGGAGACATCAGACGGAGGAGTTCTTAATCTTACACCAAACAGGACAGATGGCTCCCCAATCGAGCCACAGGGGCCACGGGAGCACAGACAACACTGCAACAATGTGCAGCGTGACTCTGATTGTTTTCCTATGACAGACTCATCTCCTCTACCTACAATGTATGAACAGGATGCAGTTAGAAAGCAGAAGCACACAAGTGTAGGAAAAAGCCACCAAGGAGACATTTAAACACGATATAacttcctccagcaggtggcagtcGGTACAAGCACACGCTGATTGGTAAATGACAACAGCTTGTGTGATATCGATGGTTTCCTCGTGGCTCGTACAGCCGATAGGTGGAACTCTAATCAATTGCAACCAGAAATACCAAAGTGCTTATTTgctcaaaaaaaaacatattttactcATTAGCACGAAGTCCACCATCTGCACTTTGCACAACCTCCCTTTAAAGTTCCCCTCATCGGCCGTGACTCCTCCCGTGTTGAACTTTGCTCGATAACGGCGTTGTTTGTAGTCGCGGATTAAAAGGCAACGGGCTGACGCTCCTTTTGGGGAGGACACTGGCTTCTAACATGCCTCGCATCACACACTCGCGCGTTtagcagatacacacacatttttttttttttttatgtggatttttatttctaaaagaaGTCAAAGAACAACGTGTCAACAATGAGGCCGCCGGTGGAGGTCTGCGTGTTGGTCCTTTCTCTCTTGGCTCCTGGAGTCCTGTACGCCATGAACAACATCCCTGCGCTTCAGGAGTAAGTGTGCACGCGCTCTAATAACGTCACTCTCATCTTGGCCTGCTGCTTGAATGCATTGCACAGTGGGCTTTAAGTCGCTGATATTAATAGGCTTATAATGCGGCCCACGGCCTGAGGGAAAAGGAGGTTTAGCGCGGGCGTGTTTTTATCCAGAGGTAACCTCGTTTTACTCGTTGCTGTTGAGATTCCTAAAGACACAGGAGACGAGACTCACTCCAGCCTTAAGGCTCACATTTAGGAGATCTAAGGAACATGTAACTTAATACGCTTCTAAAAGTAAATGtagaaaaataacatttgagtCGAGACTATATCGCACTAGGAATCAGGATTCCTTGTTGGTCCCAATATCAGTGCAATTGATCCATATagctcctttttaaaagtaaagAGTATAACGATATAGTTTATTTGCTAGTAGAAcccttttgaaaatgaaactaAAGCAAAGGTTGTATGGTGTAATGAAATGGTGTTATCTACAACCCATAATCCTTCACTTCTTACCCCTTTTTGTctgatgaaatatgaatgtataaTCAATAATGCAACTAccaggttttttatttgttgatttattttctatgtAATGAAGATACCTTTCTACAGCACAATGTGTCAACTGATGTATGAACTCCTATACCATTATTCCTCAGACCTCTTCCTATTCTTGGAATGGGAATGGTCGTCCTGGGATTTGTTCTCCTAATCCTCCTCATTACTGTGTCCAACAAGATGAACGTGGACCCCTTATTCTATGGTACAACCAGACAAATGCATACTTTAGCATCTATaagtgaaataaatgtgttttcattgggCCTCTTCGTGTCTGTTCAGTATTTGCAGCATTTTCCTTCACCTGCATGGTGGGCCTGACTAATGCTCTAGAGCAGGATGGGTTCATCTCCGGCTTCATGGGTTACTACCTAAAGATGGTAAGAGGACCCACATTGAGCTAAACATTTCCCCTCTCTGCCTGAGACGACTTCTTAATAATGGTTTGTATTTCAGACTTATGTCTAAAGTTAAAACGATCATGTGATGCCATCTCTTTAGGGTGAGCCTCATCTAAGTACCGCCTACGCTGTGATGATGTCTTACTGGGAAGGCGTCATTCACTTGGTCCTTTTCCTCACCATCATCCACCGCATGTTCAAAGGGTAAGCTGTGGCATCATCGGTAACCTGGCCGCTCTTAGTTCAGTGAGTCCTCTGAGACCTGTGGATTTTCTGTCCATGCAGGAAGTCCTATCGTAGCCTGGGGCTGCTGTGGGCGGGCTCTTCGATCGCCCATCAAATTGTTCACATCCCAGGAGTGGTCATTGGTGAGAGTTGTCTACATTTGATTCATCACATCCTCTATGTTGTCTGTATTCGTTTCTAttattgatcttctcatttGTACAGGTAAATACGGGGCTAACATTCGACCAGCCTTTTGGAGGAACGTCCCCTTTTTTTTGGTACCTTTCTGGGCGGCCTCTCTGCTCTTCAGCCGACCCAGACAGGTTCCGGTCATCCCAGCAGACAAGGTAAAGGCGTTTATGGTATTATGTGTCTATGGAGACGTAACGTCCAGCCCTTGTCCTTTTTTTAGATTCAATCATTAGTTTAGTTTTAGCTTTTGTCAGTGGGTTGAAAGGTAATACTGACATTTTTCCTGTGTTGACAAGATTTCGGTGGAGCAGAGGAAAGGTCTGCTGTCTCGACCCGTTGACCTGCTTCTATCTGTTCTGTTACTTGGAGCAATGGCCTTCTCTGTTTTCAGAGGCTTTGTGAGTAAAACTACATGGAAGGTTTTATATCTGTCCAACATTTCTGCTTCTGAATGAACTCCCTGATACATGAGGTCCCATGGGTAGTATGGATGCTATAACTCACTCCTGCTGCTCTTCTCCAGGTGGTGCTGGACTGCCCTCTAGACACCTGCTTCACCTACATCTACCAGTACGAGCCCTACCTCAAAGACCCAGTTGGCTTTCCAAGGGTTATGGTCCGTCTGGAGAAAACAACTGCGCATTACATCAGATGTATTCAATATTCTGGTtcaacattatttatatttgtgtgcatCCCTCCTGCAGATGCTGGTGTATTTGTTCTATGCTCTGCCTCTGCTGACTGTCTTCGCTTATGGTCTGAAAACACCAGGATGCAGCTGGATGTTGGACTGGACAATCTTCTTTGCTGGGGCCATGGCTCAGGTAactgtggttgtttgtgtctttgctgTGATTTATATTCCATGAAAAAGCAAAATGCAGCATAAAAGTTTACTTCCTCCTGCTGTTCCCTCAGGCCCAGTGGTGCCATATCGGAGCATCTCTGCACTCCCGCACTCCCTTCACATACCGAGTCCCAGCAGACAAATGGTGGCCTGTTATCACCCTAAATGTGCTGCTGGCTGCTGTGCCGGCTCTATTGGCCCTGCGCTGCCACACTAACCCCACTTATTTCATGAAACCTGTTCCCGAGGGGCGGACCAacaatgagaagaagaagaactagaccacacacacaccagaaatGACGGAATACTTCACACTGAGACGAGGCTCATGTTTTCTGGAGACTCTTTGGCATACAAACTGAATTAAACACAATTGTTCAACCTAAAACCCAAAGAAAATCCCCAAACATTACTCTGAGTCAACTGTTCACAAGTCACCTCACGCAGCAGTAGCACTCCCTGCATGAACTATTGGACTCTGATAAGAAGGCTGTTGCTGGAGTGGAGGACTGTCATCAGCTTTCAGGTGACTCATGCAGATATCCAGTTGGTATCTTCCCAAACTAAGACTATTAACCTGGATCATGCTGTTTGGCAACGCCACTGGAAAGTAACAGTCATCCTAATGCATCTTTCTATCCACAACACAGCTTATTTTTATCTAAAATTGTACCTTTTCATTGAAGAGTTATTGAATGCTGATAAGGGAGATGATAGTTTATACTAATCAAGTGGAGAACTAGATGAAGGAAAAACACCACctggtgccttttttttatttatttttttattgtgtaaaatatttaaagatcCAATTTCCAAAAGACCAAAGTGGCATCTTCAAATTGATTGTTTGGTCGAAccaacatttcaaaacacaacaatattcagtttacaatcaTATAAAATTGAGAAAAGCGGCAAATCCTCCAacttaattgattatcaaaatcaACTAATAGATTAATAAATTTCAGCTCTAGTCGTGTGTGCATGTTCCACTATATTttgtacaataaataaaaatggagcACTAGATTGGGCTTGTTCTGTATTAAAATGGGATATACGGATTAAGTGAGCCGGGTATTGGCATCTGTGAATGTTTAGCTGCACTTACAAAAGCCATCGTAGATCTAATGTTACAACTTGAGCCTTATGTGCTGTGAACAGCTTGCCCAGGTATCTCCTCTGCGTTTGTCAAACTGATAAGAGATGAACTCTGGATTAAGGTCAGCCACGCCACTCAGCTCTCCATAGTGCAAATGTTTTTGGTTCCAAAGTGTTATTTTCCCATGGTATAGTTTTCACATGGTGGATTGAAATTGTTGTCATTCTTTCTCTCAGGTTGTGGGCTGAAATTCCCATTTTATAATTGAAAGTtaattttaagtgtttttaaaaaaaacacatttcccaaaagAATATAATTTTGGCAGAGGAGAGCAAaagtaatttttaaaaaaaagaagcgtttAGACCATGTAGAAAAACGTATATgcaaattaacaaaaaataatgaatgaattaaatgtaaaatatcgAGATGACAAAATGCCTTCCTGGACATCAGACAGGCATTATGAAAATACTGGCTATGACCccataaaaacaatttaaacagAAGTGAAGAATCATTGATCGATTCCTGTGGTTTAAATTGAGTTGATTTCAGTTTAAAAGTTGCACTTATTTTTCACGTATTTATTTACAACATGCAACAAATAACTAAAATTAGCAGTAAATATAGAAAACTCAAACAAATCCTCGTAAACAAAGTGTAACCCTCATCTATTTAATTGTGTGGTTTATATTGCAGTTTTGTAAATATCCCAGAGAGGGCACTACAGATTCAGCAAAGATCAATGAAGGAAATATGAATGTACAAATATTTTACTATAAAGTAGATTGTTGTTCACAGGAGGCCTCGGATGACCATAAATATCTACCAAACTTTATGGTAAACCATCCAGTAAAGATATGTTTGAAGCTGAAAACCAGCATGTTTGATTggtttgaataaaacaaataaaaaaaacaccagaaatgCTGTTTTCTTACTTTATTAAGAATGGAATACAACAGCAGGAACACCGAAAAAGTGGATGACCGATCAAATATCAAAGGGaccaaagacaaaacaaaatgtgacgTATTACACTTCAGGTAAATATAGCCGTGCAAAGATCGAGAGTATTTAGCAATTCAGATACAATCAAGTGGTTATCTCAAGATAGTATTGTGTAATCCCATCCTCACTATCCCATCTATGTCTATGGGACATACTCACTATTGAGAGGGCAGGACAAGGTCAAGCTATTGATCAGGGACAAGCCAAAAACAAACACCACAATATTTACAATACAGAGATTAGACGCAATTGAatgattaatttaatttattgttgATTGTTTGATTTATATACTGGTATAGAAAAAGGATGTTACATTGGCTCTCTGAAGtataagtaaaaaaagaaagcatatTCACTCACAAACAATTCATAATAAATAGTAACGTAACACAAACATAGCAAATATTAGAAAAAGCATGTCAGTAGAGTAAAACAAACTAACTATTCAGGTGCTCAATGGAAAAAGTAATAGCTACAGTACACATACAAAAAGCTCAGCGTCACCAGGGACTGAATGCTAACTTGCATCAATTACATCTGTGCTTTGCTAACAGAACcgttgcaacaacaaaaacagtgacTCCGCACTTTTCTAAGTGTCTCTCTTACAtgcatacactcacacacactcactcacagctGTTAgtctgacagacagagagggttTAGTTGATAGACAGGAGGAGGATTTACTGTATTGAGATGTTTGGGAGGGAGGCGTTAATAAGAGTTATTGTTAAGAGTTAGTGTTCGCATGGACCTCAGTTAAAGGAAGCAGGGGGGGGGCTTCAAAAAACCCAAACTCAGGGATAGACTTTATGGAGATAAACTGTATGTTAGTGTAAGAAAACCTATTCATCAGGAGAAATAAAGTAGGAAAAGGAATGGCGATGATGTTAACTACTGTCTTTCTTTATGGGCTATGGTTAGCACCTAGCCATTGAAGAATGTTGTGTTATTTGGTTCAGTAgtagctgtgtgtgtcctctctggccttgtgtccctctcctccgtgtctcctgTGGCCGCGGCGTTCGTTGTGCTGATTGTGGTGGTGGCGTCGGTAACGGTGGGACCGCCGGGCTAAAcgaggaggaaaacaaacaagtttTATGTTTGACATATTCTGTAGTAGATGCACAACTATTATctgtttattgccttttttGCACTTCTCCTTACACATTATTACTGTTAACTTAGGAAATATGTTAAAGAACCATAAGGTAGTACAGACCGACTAATACTGGACTTAATTAAGGCTGATTCTGATATGAATATCAGAGTTTTAAAATCCAATTACATTTTTGCAGAGtaactgtatttattgtaaGTGGCTCTGCATATGAGCATAA
This Cyclopterus lumpus isolate fCycLum1 chromosome 17, fCycLum1.pri, whole genome shotgun sequence DNA region includes the following protein-coding sequences:
- the zgc:85843 gene encoding transmembrane 6 superfamily member 2, coding for MRPPVEVCVLVLSLLAPGVLYAMNNIPALQEPLPILGMGMVVLGFVLLILLITVSNKMNVDPLFYVFAAFSFTCMVGLTNALEQDGFISGFMGYYLKMGEPHLSTAYAVMMSYWEGVIHLVLFLTIIHRMFKGKSYRSLGLLWAGSSIAHQIVHIPGVVIGKYGANIRPAFWRNVPFFLVPFWAASLLFSRPRQVPVIPADKISVEQRKGLLSRPVDLLLSVLLLGAMAFSVFRGFVVLDCPLDTCFTYIYQYEPYLKDPVGFPRVMMLVYLFYALPLLTVFAYGLKTPGCSWMLDWTIFFAGAMAQAQWCHIGASLHSRTPFTYRVPADKWWPVITLNVLLAAVPALLALRCHTNPTYFMKPVPEGRTNNEKKKN